In Saccharicrinis fermentans DSM 9555 = JCM 21142, a genomic segment contains:
- a CDS encoding phosphatidylinositol-specific phospholipase C1-like protein — MDKGYIRIAFIVFVLSACSKPETHLNEIQVIGSHNSYKKEIEKPLWNFLYQKDSAKALSLQYAHIPILEQLKLGLRNLELDVFDDPDGGHFSNPQGLDILRENGITPLPYDTLNKLAQPGLKMFHIQDIDFRSHHLLFSDCLQMMKKWSDENPTHTPVFVLMNTKDQKVEGTRDPLPFTSKAFDRLDEEIKAVLSEDDLITPDLVRGNCKTLEEAVLKNGWPSLEAMKGRFLFVLDEKAEKIASYLKGHAGLKNRILFVNSPEGNPEAAFRIINNPIRDFDYIKDLVAKGYMVRTRADAATKESKTMDYTRFDRAKASGAQVISTDYYIPTKLYNSSFKVAFEGNTYERIPARDE, encoded by the coding sequence ATGGATAAGGGATATATACGTATTGCTTTTATAGTGTTTGTTTTATCTGCTTGCAGTAAGCCGGAAACGCACTTAAATGAAATACAGGTCATAGGAAGTCACAATTCCTATAAAAAGGAAATTGAAAAACCTTTGTGGAATTTTTTGTATCAGAAAGACTCGGCAAAAGCACTGTCTCTACAATATGCGCATATTCCCATTTTGGAACAATTGAAATTGGGACTGAGAAATTTAGAGCTAGATGTTTTTGACGATCCCGATGGTGGGCATTTCTCGAATCCCCAAGGACTGGACATACTCCGTGAAAATGGGATCACTCCGTTGCCATACGATACCCTTAATAAGCTGGCACAACCAGGTTTGAAGATGTTTCATATTCAGGATATTGACTTTAGAAGTCATCATTTATTATTTAGTGATTGTTTACAGATGATGAAAAAGTGGTCCGACGAAAATCCAACCCACACACCGGTTTTTGTGCTGATGAATACCAAGGATCAAAAGGTGGAAGGAACACGGGACCCGCTGCCTTTTACCAGTAAAGCATTTGATCGGTTGGATGAGGAAATAAAAGCTGTTTTATCGGAAGATGATCTTATTACGCCTGATTTGGTGAGGGGGAATTGTAAAACATTGGAAGAAGCGGTATTGAAAAATGGTTGGCCTAGTCTGGAAGCGATGAAAGGGCGTTTTTTGTTTGTGCTGGATGAAAAAGCAGAAAAAATCGCCTCTTATCTTAAAGGGCATGCCGGATTAAAAAACAGGATTCTTTTTGTGAATAGTCCCGAAGGAAATCCTGAGGCTGCATTTAGAATCATCAATAATCCTATTCGGGATTTTGACTATATAAAGGATTTGGTGGCGAAAGGTTATATGGTGAGAACACGGGCAGATGCAGCCACCAAGGAGTCTAAAACTATGGATTATACGCGCTTTGATAGAGCAAAGGCATCGGGTGCTCAAGTGATTTCAACCGATTATTATATACCAACCAAGCTTTATAATTCATCTTTTAAAGTGGCCTTTGAAGGAAATACCTACGAAAGAATACCTGCAAGGGACGAATAA